A genomic region of Pseudomonadota bacterium contains the following coding sequences:
- the holA gene encoding DNA polymerase III subunit delta: protein MNELGYTEALAVLGEGQPAARVWVMQTDASSMLVEVWRRFVGAVAPEQPDFNVATVECRQETGIGEIEAMGEELPLMSERRVLWIRDIHRLDARQGERLTEYLASASPQTWFFVSAGKDRGDGGASAKSESGSEQKESDAGPATSTEVGGEKRRGASTRITALKKSLGSACLQVKAEVDPDRLPEWIEGELAALAPGATIARNAAAELMTRTNKSAAAILTELEKLVCYVGDRKRVEESDVRETVADNAERMSWNITDALERGDEREALVALHQMLEAEVHPLMVLGWFSSRYRTLLKVKGLAGAGESAERISSATRWPSWKIEKTLRETRAMSVPVLERTIEEILAADLALKTGNRHERFVLELLIMRLSGLFNPRRGSARP, encoded by the coding sequence ACAGCCCGCCGCACGGGTGTGGGTCATGCAGACAGACGCATCGTCGATGCTGGTGGAGGTATGGCGGCGCTTCGTTGGCGCCGTTGCTCCAGAGCAGCCAGACTTCAATGTCGCCACTGTCGAGTGTCGACAGGAGACAGGAATCGGCGAGATCGAGGCCATGGGAGAAGAGCTCCCCCTCATGTCGGAGCGCCGGGTGCTCTGGATACGCGACATCCACCGACTCGACGCGCGACAAGGCGAGCGCCTGACGGAGTACCTCGCGAGCGCCTCTCCCCAGACCTGGTTCTTCGTTTCAGCCGGCAAGGACCGCGGAGACGGCGGCGCTTCGGCGAAATCGGAAAGCGGGAGCGAGCAGAAGGAATCCGACGCCGGCCCCGCCACCTCGACAGAGGTGGGCGGAGAGAAGCGAAGGGGGGCGTCCACGCGAATCACGGCGCTGAAGAAATCCCTCGGCAGCGCGTGCCTGCAGGTGAAGGCAGAGGTCGACCCCGACAGGCTTCCAGAGTGGATCGAGGGCGAGCTCGCAGCGCTCGCCCCTGGCGCGACCATCGCCCGAAATGCAGCCGCCGAGCTGATGACCCGCACCAACAAGAGCGCCGCCGCCATTCTCACCGAGCTCGAGAAGCTCGTCTGCTACGTCGGCGATCGCAAGCGCGTTGAAGAGAGCGACGTGCGTGAGACCGTCGCAGACAATGCCGAGCGCATGAGCTGGAACATCACAGACGCGCTCGAGCGCGGCGACGAGAGAGAGGCCCTCGTCGCCCTGCACCAGATGCTCGAGGCCGAGGTGCACCCCCTAATGGTGCTGGGCTGGTTCTCATCGCGCTATCGCACCCTTCTCAAGGTCAAGGGACTTGCTGGCGCGGGGGAATCGGCCGAGCGCATCTCCTCCGCAACGCGATGGCCTTCCTGGAAGATCGAGAAGACGTTGCGCGAGACACGCGCCATGAGCGTTCCGGTGCTCGAGCGAACCATCGAAGAGATCCTCGCGGCCGACCTGGCGCTCAAGACGGGAAACCGACACGAGCGATTCGTGCTCGAGCTTCTCATCATGCGGCTGTCGGGGCTGTTCAACCCGCGTCGCGGCAGCGCTCGACCGTAG